A genome region from Clostridium sp. JN-9 includes the following:
- a CDS encoding PqqD family protein, which yields MKENGDLMKKKHKNEDNFLLYVPVKKHTDWEVRSGKVYLLFYHNKPIEKFMRWLVKKPYVSDVELDDIGSYVWKSIDGKISVYEIGERLLKEFGKKCDPVYDRLIMYLRYLNRKGWVYFDRGNQKSSK from the coding sequence ATGAAAGAGAATGGTGATTTAATGAAAAAGAAACATAAGAATGAAGATAATTTTTTACTATATGTCCCAGTGAAGAAACATACGGATTGGGAAGTTAGGAGTGGAAAAGTATACCTTTTGTTTTATCATAATAAACCAATAGAAAAATTTATGAGATGGCTGGTAAAGAAGCCATATGTCAGCGATGTAGAATTGGATGACATTGGCAGTTACGTATGGAAGTCCATAGATGGAAAAATTTCAGTTTATGAAATAGGTGAAAGGCTATTAAAGGAATTTGGTAAAAAGTGTGATCCTGTTTATGATAGATTAATAATGTATCTTAGATATTTAAACAGAAAAGGCTGGGTTTATTTTGATCGTGGAAATCAGAAAAGTAGTAAGTAA